In one window of Gadus chalcogrammus isolate NIFS_2021 chromosome 12, NIFS_Gcha_1.0, whole genome shotgun sequence DNA:
- the LOC130393578 gene encoding uncharacterized protein LOC130393578, giving the protein MTQKRPSGVPVMTQKRPSGVPVAFHRSIKKSTLAHALSNGPWKGLYLADEDAPHQYQSNSCGVFMLMQYDISEGDALYQEVVVGQLLETFMLESPAELVGSFSPSPSPHLSYTFQSLSSESFPASPLSVAKGTIAVETCVRQLWSWRGDEKGPAAGLGVPVMTQKRPSGVPVMTQKRPSGVPVAFHRSLKKSTLAHALSNGPWKGLYLADEDAPHQYQSNSCGVFMLMYAMYSTLKSNMISVRGTCSLSGGGGLTAVGDLYA; this is encoded by the exons atgacacaaaaacgcccatcgggcgttcccgtcatgacacaaaaacgcccatcaggcgttcctgtagcgtttcatcgatcaatcaagaagag taccctggcacatgctttgtccaatggaccatggaagggactttacttggctgacgag GACGCACCTCACCAGTatcagagcaacagctgtggggtgttcatgctgatg caatatgatatcagtgag ggggatgctctctatcaggaggtggtggttggacagctgttggagacctttatgcttgaaag ccctgcagaactagttggctccttctcaccctctccatctccccatctcagttacaccttccaatcactaagcagtgaaag tttcccagcgtcacctctaagtgtcgccaaaggaactatagctgtagaaacgtgcgtacgacagctctggagctggcgtggggacgagaagggtccagctgcaggcttgggcgttcccgtcatgacacaaaaacgcccatcgggcgttcccgtcatgacacaaaaacgcccatcaggcgttcctgtagcgtttcatcgatcactcaagaagag taccctggcacatgctttgtccaatggaccatggaagggactttacttggctgacgag gacgcacctcaccagtatcagagcaacagctgtggggtgtttatgctgatg tacgcaatgtattctaccctcaaaagcaatatgatttcagtgag ggggacatgctctctatcaggaggtggtggtttgacagctgttggagacctttatgcttga